Proteins encoded together in one Macadamia integrifolia cultivar HAES 741 chromosome 8, SCU_Mint_v3, whole genome shotgun sequence window:
- the LOC122085678 gene encoding uncharacterized protein LOC122085678 isoform X4, protein MKTGDFEGEPSNFWSRRVTRNLENLSDLRRRFIPLRQARQTIYRRYLKRCCQWRQNLTPGGPGSLLSIPAVGNQNLPDPGQQQQLEQLQQQLEQQQQRLLARALENNLSNTQQQLGSQAATSPANIINLVTNIRATITITFLAAANDVSAPIATWSTATTASLQQDLRQRIQSSAIDSTAQTGLICD, encoded by the exons ACTGGAGACTTTGAGGGGGAACCTTCCAATTTCTGGTCCAGAAGGGTTACAAGAAATTTGGAAAATCTGTCAGATTTGAGGAGGAGATTTATACCGCTGCGGCAAGCCAG ACAGACTATCTACAGAAGATATCTCAAAAGATGCTGCCAATGGAGACAAAATCTGACTCCTGGTGGTCCTGGTTCCTTACTGTCAATCCCTGCTGTTGGTAACCAAAATCTGCCAGATCCAG GACAACAGCAACAGCTGGAGCAGCTGCAGCAACAGTtggagcagcagcagcagaggtTGCTAGCCCGAGCCCTGGAGAATAATCTGTCAAACACGCAGCAGCAGTTAGGTTCACAAG CAGCAACAAGCCCAGCAAACATTATCAACCTTGTTACCAACATAAGGGCAACAATCACAATCACTTTTTTAGCAGCAGCAAATGATGTCTCAGCTCCAATCGCAACCTGGTCAACTGCAACAACAGCTTCATTACAACAAGATTTGCGACAAAGGATTCAAAGTTCAG CAATAGATTCTACAGCTCAGACAGGACTAATTTGTGATTAG
- the LOC122085678 gene encoding uncharacterized protein LOC122085678 isoform X3 produces MKTGDFEGEPSNFWSRRVTRNLENLSDLRRRFIPLRQARQTIYRRYLKRCCQWRQNLTPGGPGSLLSIPAVGNQNLPDPGQQQQLEQLQQQLEQQQQRLLARALENNLSNTQQQLGSQAATSPANIINLVTNIRATITITFLAAANDVSAPIATWSTATTASLQQDLRQRIQSSAAIDSTAQTGLICD; encoded by the exons ACTGGAGACTTTGAGGGGGAACCTTCCAATTTCTGGTCCAGAAGGGTTACAAGAAATTTGGAAAATCTGTCAGATTTGAGGAGGAGATTTATACCGCTGCGGCAAGCCAG ACAGACTATCTACAGAAGATATCTCAAAAGATGCTGCCAATGGAGACAAAATCTGACTCCTGGTGGTCCTGGTTCCTTACTGTCAATCCCTGCTGTTGGTAACCAAAATCTGCCAGATCCAG GACAACAGCAACAGCTGGAGCAGCTGCAGCAACAGTtggagcagcagcagcagaggtTGCTAGCCCGAGCCCTGGAGAATAATCTGTCAAACACGCAGCAGCAGTTAGGTTCACAAG CAGCAACAAGCCCAGCAAACATTATCAACCTTGTTACCAACATAAGGGCAACAATCACAATCACTTTTTTAGCAGCAGCAAATGATGTCTCAGCTCCAATCGCAACCTGGTCAACTGCAACAACAGCTTCATTACAACAAGATTTGCGACAAAGGATTCAAAGTTCAG CAGCAATAGATTCTACAGCTCAGACAGGACTAATTTGTGATTAG
- the LOC122085678 gene encoding uncharacterized protein LOC122085678 isoform X2: MKTGDFEGEPSNFWSRRVTRNLENLSDLRRRFIPLRQARQTIYRRYLKRCCQWRQNLTPGGPGSLLSIPAVGNQNLPDPGQQQQLEQLQQQLEQQQQRLLARALENNLSNTQQQLGSQAATSPANIINLVTNIRATITITFLAAANDVSAPIATWSTATTASLQQDLRQRIQSSGENLCTSTQGKVSGKSHGSTDFI, translated from the exons ACTGGAGACTTTGAGGGGGAACCTTCCAATTTCTGGTCCAGAAGGGTTACAAGAAATTTGGAAAATCTGTCAGATTTGAGGAGGAGATTTATACCGCTGCGGCAAGCCAG ACAGACTATCTACAGAAGATATCTCAAAAGATGCTGCCAATGGAGACAAAATCTGACTCCTGGTGGTCCTGGTTCCTTACTGTCAATCCCTGCTGTTGGTAACCAAAATCTGCCAGATCCAG GACAACAGCAACAGCTGGAGCAGCTGCAGCAACAGTtggagcagcagcagcagaggtTGCTAGCCCGAGCCCTGGAGAATAATCTGTCAAACACGCAGCAGCAGTTAGGTTCACAAG CAGCAACAAGCCCAGCAAACATTATCAACCTTGTTACCAACATAAGGGCAACAATCACAATCACTTTTTTAGCAGCAGCAAATGATGTCTCAGCTCCAATCGCAACCTGGTCAACTGCAACAACAGCTTCATTACAACAAGATTTGCGACAAAGGATTCAAAGTTCAG GTGAAAACTTATGTACAAGTACACAAGGAAAAGTTTCAGGTAAATCTCATGGTTCGACGGACTTTATCTGA
- the LOC122085678 gene encoding uncharacterized protein LOC122085678 isoform X1, which produces MKTGDFEGEPSNFWSRRVTRNLENLSDLRRRFIPLRQARQTIYRRYLKRCCQWRQNLTPGGPGSLLSIPAVGNQNLPDPGQQQQLEQLQQQLEQQQQRLLARALENNLSNTQQQLGSQAATSPANIINLVTNIRATITITFLAAANDVSAPIATWSTATTASLQQDLRQRIQSSGGLVQPQNVVQQFLFLYLFIPPKEQWTQLHRAALSPSHNIMLNLD; this is translated from the exons ACTGGAGACTTTGAGGGGGAACCTTCCAATTTCTGGTCCAGAAGGGTTACAAGAAATTTGGAAAATCTGTCAGATTTGAGGAGGAGATTTATACCGCTGCGGCAAGCCAG ACAGACTATCTACAGAAGATATCTCAAAAGATGCTGCCAATGGAGACAAAATCTGACTCCTGGTGGTCCTGGTTCCTTACTGTCAATCCCTGCTGTTGGTAACCAAAATCTGCCAGATCCAG GACAACAGCAACAGCTGGAGCAGCTGCAGCAACAGTtggagcagcagcagcagaggtTGCTAGCCCGAGCCCTGGAGAATAATCTGTCAAACACGCAGCAGCAGTTAGGTTCACAAG CAGCAACAAGCCCAGCAAACATTATCAACCTTGTTACCAACATAAGGGCAACAATCACAATCACTTTTTTAGCAGCAGCAAATGATGTCTCAGCTCCAATCGCAACCTGGTCAACTGCAACAACAGCTTCATTACAACAAGATTTGCGACAAAGGATTCAAAGTTCAGGTGGCTTGGTTCAGCCTCAGAATGTTGTTCAgcaatttttgtttctttatttatttatccctCCAAAAGAACAATGGACCCAGCTTCACAGAGCAGCTCTCTCTCCATCCCACAACATAATGTTGAATCTGGATTGA